A genomic region of Moritella sp. Urea-trap-13 contains the following coding sequences:
- a CDS encoding YajG family lipoprotein, which produces MLKKLLLSAGLILLTACASAPQQVNITAEPAPLTTQYSETQVTLTSKDIRDANYLIAVHKVGEPAQLLNNQGSLVKLTTAKLQQGWEQQGLVFTPQADIAINLELQTARIDVQQDSFEHQADSALVLIISIANNGQTLTKQFRSASTLTGAFSPSMSDLEAKFSQQLSSLLNDIFNDQQIRDYLAR; this is translated from the coding sequence ATGCTGAAAAAATTGCTATTAAGTGCCGGCCTCATATTATTAACAGCCTGCGCCAGTGCGCCTCAGCAAGTGAATATCACTGCAGAGCCAGCACCGTTAACAACGCAATACAGCGAAACTCAGGTTACGCTAACAAGCAAAGATATTCGTGATGCTAATTACTTAATTGCCGTGCACAAAGTCGGTGAACCAGCGCAGCTACTGAATAATCAAGGCTCACTGGTGAAGCTGACGACCGCTAAACTGCAACAAGGTTGGGAACAACAAGGATTAGTGTTTACGCCACAAGCAGATATCGCGATTAACCTTGAATTGCAAACGGCGAGAATTGATGTTCAGCAAGATAGCTTTGAACATCAAGCGGACTCGGCTTTAGTATTGATTATCTCAATTGCAAATAACGGCCAAACACTGACGAAGCAGTTTCGCAGTGCATCAACATTAACAGGCGCGTTTAGCCCGTCAATGAGTGATCTGGAAGCTAAATTTTCACAGCAATTGTCATCACTACTGAACGATATATTTAATGATCAACAGATCCGTGATTATCTAGCACGCTAA
- a CDS encoding FAD:protein FMN transferase codes for MGLAIFILGCSEQKSTEEVLFSGPTMGTTYHMKVVGFPLSEQDKQDIQIEIDKRLELVNDQMSTYRPNSELSRFNQSVAVTGFEVSADTAKVVLEALRLNKLTNGALDVTVGPLVNLWGFGPDNKPEKIPSQQQLDTIKQRIGIQHLAATETTLSKDIDGLYVDLSSIAKGYGVDVIADYFASLGIENYLVEVGGELRINGVNARGIDWQVAVEKPTSANQSVQEVIAVGNNAIATSGDYRNYYELDGERFAHTIDPISGKPIKHKLVSVTVIHTSSMTADALATALMVMGEKDGLEFAKQQGLAVLMISKSDSGYNEVYTKQFEPYLK; via the coding sequence ATGGGGCTAGCCATTTTCATTCTTGGTTGTAGTGAACAAAAAAGTACAGAAGAAGTGCTTTTTTCTGGTCCTACTATGGGTACAACTTATCACATGAAAGTCGTGGGTTTCCCACTGTCTGAACAAGATAAGCAAGATATCCAAATCGAGATTGATAAACGTTTAGAATTAGTGAACGACCAGATGTCGACTTATCGTCCTAATTCAGAGTTATCGCGCTTTAATCAAAGTGTGGCTGTTACTGGTTTTGAAGTATCAGCTGATACGGCAAAGGTAGTGCTAGAAGCTCTTCGTTTGAATAAACTGACGAATGGTGCATTAGATGTAACCGTAGGTCCGTTAGTTAATCTGTGGGGTTTTGGTCCGGATAATAAACCGGAAAAAATACCATCACAGCAACAACTAGATACGATTAAGCAACGTATTGGTATTCAGCATTTAGCTGCGACCGAGACGACGTTAAGTAAAGACATCGATGGTTTATACGTTGATTTGTCTTCGATTGCGAAAGGTTATGGCGTTGATGTTATCGCTGATTACTTTGCTTCTTTAGGTATTGAAAACTACCTTGTTGAAGTTGGTGGCGAGCTGCGTATTAATGGTGTTAATGCTCGTGGCATTGATTGGCAGGTTGCAGTTGAGAAACCGACTAGTGCCAATCAAAGTGTACAAGAAGTGATTGCCGTTGGTAACAATGCGATTGCAACATCAGGTGATTATCGTAATTATTACGAGTTAGATGGTGAGCGTTTTGCGCATACTATTGACCCGATAAGCGGTAAGCCGATTAAGCATAAACTCGTATCTGTTACGGTTATCCATACTTCATCAATGACTGCTGACGCATTAGCGACAGCATTAATGGTGATGGGTGAGAAAGACGGTCTTGAGTTCGCCAAGCAGCAAGGTTTAGCTGTATTGATGATCTCTAAGTCAGATTCAGGTTATAATGAAGTGTATACTAAACAGTTCGAACCTTATTTAAAATAG
- a CDS encoding TDT family transporter, producing MSVITEPKFGKEIGPNWFASVMGTGIIANAAVGLPLIGIYLTDFALVVWLLAATLLIIMLAVKIIQTIIRPEIIKRQFNDPVMAQFFGAPPMALLTIAGGTILMGNHIFAAETVLIIAWTLWLIGTFGGLLSAVIIPFRLFTHYEVNSHAAFGGWLMPVVPPMVSATIGAMLIPHAQGIVLQQTLLYACYAMFGVSLIAAMIIITLIWNRLAHAGSSGGARVPTLWIVLGPLGQSITAIGALGTVALTVVDEPIANSLNTMAILYGVPVWGFALFWSCIAGLLTLRAMRRKMPFALTWWAFTFPVGTCVTGTTQLALHTGLPVFQWAAIILFSALICAWVIAAIGTVKGFKGGHILKPAINSPAVQVSKGRDKDNN from the coding sequence ATGAGCGTTATAACTGAACCTAAATTTGGTAAAGAGATTGGCCCTAATTGGTTTGCTTCAGTCATGGGCACTGGGATTATTGCCAATGCTGCGGTAGGTTTACCTTTGATTGGTATTTATCTTACTGACTTTGCTTTGGTTGTCTGGTTATTAGCTGCAACGCTACTAATCATAATGCTCGCGGTTAAGATCATACAGACGATCATACGCCCTGAGATTATTAAGCGACAATTTAACGATCCTGTTATGGCGCAATTCTTTGGCGCGCCGCCAATGGCGCTACTGACAATCGCAGGTGGGACTATATTGATGGGCAACCATATTTTTGCCGCTGAAACGGTATTAATAATTGCTTGGACTTTGTGGCTGATTGGTACTTTCGGTGGTTTACTCAGTGCGGTTATCATTCCTTTTCGTCTGTTTACTCATTATGAAGTTAATAGTCACGCCGCTTTTGGTGGTTGGTTAATGCCGGTTGTGCCACCTATGGTATCAGCAACTATAGGCGCTATGCTTATTCCGCATGCCCAAGGTATCGTGTTGCAGCAAACCCTTTTATATGCCTGCTATGCGATGTTTGGGGTCAGTTTGATCGCGGCTATGATTATTATTACGCTGATCTGGAATCGCTTAGCCCATGCTGGTAGTTCTGGTGGGGCGCGCGTGCCAACATTGTGGATAGTATTAGGACCGCTTGGCCAATCTATCACCGCTATTGGCGCCTTAGGGACGGTGGCGCTGACTGTTGTTGATGAACCGATTGCGAACAGTTTAAATACCATGGCAATACTATATGGGGTACCAGTTTGGGGGTTTGCATTATTCTGGTCATGTATCGCAGGGTTACTGACTTTGCGGGCGATGCGCAGAAAAATGCCTTTCGCACTGACTTGGTGGGCTTTTACATTCCCCGTCGGTACTTGTGTTACAGGGACGACTCAACTCGCGTTGCATACTGGTTTACCTGTGTTTCAATGGGCTGCGATCATATTATTTTCTGCGCTTATTTGTGCTTGGGTTATTGCTGCAATCGGTACCGTAAAAGGTTTTAAAGGTGGACACATTTTGAAACCCGCAATTAACTCGCCTGCAGTGCAGGTTTCTAAAGGTCGCGACAAAGATAACAATTAA
- a CDS encoding methyltransferase: MNTELSLESTELSLYRYPKRSVEQLQAWDSADEYIINTVADLTLAEQSSVLIFNDSFGALTCAYNKHNVTAVSDSWITHAAIAQNLDENELSTEQVKVQDCLAALPENIDLVLIKIPRTLSLLEHQLAMLSHVVTPNTTIIAGAKAKDIHNSTLALFEKYLGETKTSLAKKKARLIFATITETKALEVPAPVTWDVAKTNISLSNHANVFSRNNLDIGGNFFMQHLPKGEYQHIIDLGCGNGIIGITAAKLNPQAKITFVDESFMAIASAKENVAANIANHEPDVEFLVNNCLYDYEPHSVDLVLCNPPFHQEKAITDHIAWQMFKDAHRALAWRGALYIVGNRHLDYHVKLDRLFDNHEVIASNAKFVIIKAQK, from the coding sequence ATGAACACTGAGCTATCTCTTGAAAGTACCGAATTATCTTTGTACCGCTACCCTAAACGTAGCGTTGAGCAACTGCAAGCATGGGACTCAGCCGATGAGTATATTATTAATACGGTTGCAGATTTAACGCTTGCTGAGCAATCTTCAGTACTTATCTTCAATGATAGTTTTGGTGCATTAACGTGTGCTTATAATAAGCATAATGTCACAGCAGTGAGTGATTCATGGATCACGCATGCGGCCATCGCGCAAAATCTAGATGAAAATGAGTTAAGCACAGAACAGGTAAAAGTCCAAGACTGTCTTGCTGCGTTACCGGAAAACATTGATTTAGTATTAATCAAGATCCCACGCACTTTGTCTTTATTAGAACACCAACTTGCAATGCTGAGTCATGTTGTTACCCCAAACACAACTATCATAGCTGGTGCAAAAGCGAAAGATATTCATAATTCTACGCTAGCCTTGTTTGAAAAATACCTCGGCGAAACGAAGACATCATTAGCAAAGAAAAAAGCACGTTTGATCTTTGCAACAATCACTGAAACCAAAGCATTAGAAGTGCCAGCGCCAGTGACTTGGGATGTAGCAAAAACAAATATCTCACTCTCTAATCATGCCAATGTATTCTCACGTAACAATTTGGATATTGGCGGCAACTTCTTTATGCAGCATTTACCAAAAGGTGAATATCAGCATATTATCGACTTAGGTTGTGGTAACGGTATTATCGGTATTACTGCAGCGAAACTAAACCCACAAGCTAAAATCACCTTTGTTGATGAGTCATTTATGGCTATCGCATCAGCAAAGGAAAATGTGGCAGCGAACATTGCTAACCATGAACCAGACGTGGAATTCTTAGTGAATAACTGTTTATACGACTATGAACCACACAGTGTGGATCTGGTATTGTGTAACCCTCCGTTCCACCAAGAAAAAGCCATTACTGACCATATCGCATGGCAAATGTTTAAAGATGCACACCGAGCATTAGCTTGGCGCGGCGCACTTTACATTGTTGGTAACCGTCATCTTGACTATCACGTGAAACTTGATCGTTTATTCGATAATCATGAAGTTATTGCATCCAATGCTAAGTTTGTGATTATTAAGGCGCAGAAATAA
- the nqrF gene encoding NADH:ubiquinone reductase (Na(+)-transporting) subunit F, translated as MEIILGVVMFTIIVLALVTVILFAKSKLVSEGDITISINGDPEKTVVTGAGGKLLGSLAASGIFVSSACGGGGTCGQCRVKVKSGGGDILPTELDHISKGEAREGERLSCQVSVKVDMDIELPEEIFGVKKWECEVISNDNKATFIKELKMAIPNGEVVPFRAGGYIQIEAPAHHVKYSDYDIPEEYRGDWKHFGFFDVESKVDEDTIRAYSMANCPEEAGIIMLNVRIATPPPRDLSLPAGKMSSYIFSLKAGDKVTISGPFGEFFAKETDNEMVFVGGGAGMAPMRSHIFDQLNRLDTKRKVSFWYGARSKREMFYVEDFDMLAKENENFEWHVALSDPQPEDNWEGYTGFIHNVILENYLGNHEAPEDCEYYMCGPPMMNAAVIGMLKDLGVEDENIMLDDFG; from the coding sequence ATGGAAATCATTCTCGGCGTAGTCATGTTCACAATTATCGTTTTAGCCCTGGTAACAGTAATTCTGTTTGCTAAGTCTAAATTGGTAAGTGAAGGTGATATTACAATTAGTATTAACGGTGACCCAGAGAAAACTGTGGTGACTGGTGCAGGTGGTAAACTTCTAGGTTCACTAGCTGCAAGCGGTATTTTCGTTTCTTCAGCTTGTGGTGGCGGTGGTACTTGTGGCCAATGTCGTGTGAAAGTTAAATCAGGCGGTGGTGATATTCTACCGACTGAACTTGACCACATATCTAAAGGTGAAGCACGTGAAGGCGAGCGTTTATCATGTCAAGTTAGCGTAAAAGTTGATATGGACATTGAGCTGCCAGAAGAAATCTTTGGTGTTAAAAAATGGGAATGTGAAGTTATCTCTAACGATAACAAAGCAACCTTCATTAAAGAGCTTAAAATGGCTATTCCAAACGGCGAAGTGGTACCTTTCCGCGCCGGTGGTTATATCCAAATTGAAGCGCCTGCTCACCATGTTAAATATTCAGACTATGATATTCCTGAAGAATACCGTGGCGACTGGAAACACTTTGGTTTCTTTGATGTTGAATCTAAAGTTGATGAAGACACTATCCGTGCTTACTCTATGGCTAACTGCCCAGAAGAAGCGGGTATTATTATGCTTAACGTGCGTATTGCTACGCCACCGCCGCGTGATTTGTCTTTACCTGCAGGTAAAATGTCGTCGTACATCTTCAGCTTAAAAGCTGGCGACAAAGTAACTATCTCAGGTCCATTTGGTGAGTTCTTTGCAAAAGAAACTGACAATGAAATGGTATTTGTTGGTGGTGGTGCTGGTATGGCGCCAATGCGTTCACACATCTTCGATCAGTTAAACCGTTTAGATACAAAACGTAAGGTTTCATTCTGGTACGGTGCGCGTTCTAAGCGTGAAATGTTCTATGTTGAAGATTTCGATATGCTTGCAAAAGAGAACGAAAACTTTGAATGGCATGTTGCACTGAGTGATCCACAACCAGAAGATAACTGGGAAGGTTACACAGGCTTCATCCATAACGTGATCCTTGAGAACTACTTAGGAAATCACGAAGCGCCAGAAGATTGTGAGTACTACATGTGTGGTCCACCAATGATGAATGCTGCTGTTATCGGTATGCTGAAAGACCTTGGTGTTGAAGATGAAAATATCATGCTAGATGACTTTGGCTAA
- the nqrE gene encoding NADH:ubiquinone reductase (Na(+)-transporting) subunit E translates to MEHYISLFVRAIFIENLALSFFLGMCTFLAVSKKVTTAIGLGVAVTAVLTISIPVNQVIYGSVLAPGALAWAGFPEADLSFLGFITFIGVIAALVQILEMVLDKFLPALYNALGIFLPLITVNCAIFGGVSFMVQRDYNFTESVVYGFGSGLGWMLAIVAMAGLREKMKYSDVPDGLRGLGITFITAGLMALGFMSFSGIQL, encoded by the coding sequence ATGGAACATTATATTAGTTTATTCGTACGTGCTATTTTCATTGAAAACTTAGCATTATCATTCTTCTTAGGTATGTGTACATTCCTTGCTGTATCTAAGAAAGTGACAACAGCGATCGGTCTTGGTGTTGCAGTAACTGCAGTACTTACTATTTCGATTCCTGTTAACCAAGTTATCTATGGCAGTGTACTTGCTCCTGGTGCACTTGCATGGGCTGGTTTCCCTGAAGCTGATTTAAGCTTCCTAGGTTTCATCACGTTCATTGGTGTAATTGCGGCGTTAGTACAAATCTTAGAGATGGTGTTAGACAAATTCTTACCGGCTCTATATAACGCACTGGGTATTTTCCTACCGCTGATCACAGTTAACTGTGCAATCTTCGGTGGTGTATCTTTCATGGTACAACGTGACTATAACTTCACAGAATCAGTAGTATATGGTTTTGGTAGTGGTCTAGGTTGGATGTTAGCTATCGTTGCGATGGCTGGTCTTCGTGAGAAAATGAAATATTCAGATGTGCCAGATGGTCTACGTGGTTTAGGTATTACCTTTATTACAGCAGGTCTTATGGCGCTAGGTTTCATGTCATTTTCTGGTATTCAGTTATAA
- a CDS encoding NADH:ubiquinone reductase (Na(+)-transporting) subunit D — protein sequence MAKSDLREVVTSPIVTNNPIALQILGVCSALAVTTKMETAFVMTIAVMVVTAFSSFFISLVRNMIPNSVRIIVQMAIIASLVIVVDQVLKAVAFQLSKELSVFVGLIITNCIVMGRAEAYAMKNKPLPSFLDGIGNGLGYGAILLAVATVREIFGSGTWFGIEILPLIQNGGWYQSNGLLLLPPSAFFIIGLLIWGLRTWKPEQVEPKG from the coding sequence ATGGCTAAGTCTGACTTAAGAGAAGTAGTTACTTCCCCTATTGTTACGAACAACCCTATTGCATTACAAATCTTAGGTGTTTGTTCTGCTCTAGCTGTAACAACTAAGATGGAAACTGCGTTTGTAATGACAATCGCTGTGATGGTAGTAACTGCCTTCTCAAGTTTCTTCATCTCGTTAGTACGTAACATGATCCCGAACAGTGTGCGTATTATTGTGCAAATGGCAATTATTGCATCACTTGTAATCGTCGTTGATCAAGTACTTAAAGCGGTAGCCTTCCAGCTATCAAAAGAGCTTTCGGTATTCGTTGGTCTAATCATTACAAACTGTATCGTAATGGGTCGTGCTGAAGCATACGCAATGAAGAATAAACCTCTTCCAAGTTTCTTAGACGGTATCGGTAACGGTTTAGGTTACGGTGCTATCTTACTTGCTGTTGCGACAGTACGTGAAATATTTGGTTCAGGTACTTGGTTTGGTATTGAAATCTTACCACTTATCCAAAACGGTGGTTGGTACCAGTCAAATGGCCTACTACTACTTCCGCCAAGTGCATTCTTCATCATTGGTCTATTGATTTGGGGTCTACGTACGTGGAAACCAGAGCAAGTTGAGCCAAAGGGGTAA
- a CDS encoding BolA family transcriptional regulator, with protein sequence MSLGNDIQQQLLASFDIQHLEVVCDSHKHNVPLGTEIHFSVVIVATEFDGKMLIARHRMVNTALVAQFEAGIHALSIHAYTSEQWAKKNAQDQKIPESPDCLG encoded by the coding sequence ATGTCATTAGGTAACGATATTCAACAGCAATTATTGGCTAGTTTTGATATTCAGCATTTAGAGGTGGTTTGTGATAGTCATAAACACAATGTACCACTGGGCACTGAAATTCATTTTTCGGTAGTGATCGTCGCCACCGAGTTTGACGGTAAAATGTTGATTGCGCGTCATCGTATGGTTAATACTGCGCTGGTGGCTCAATTTGAAGCGGGTATTCACGCGCTATCCATTCATGCTTACACATCAGAACAGTGGGCTAAAAAAAATGCTCAAGATCAAAAAATACCGGAGTCACCTGACTGCTTAGGCTAA
- a CDS encoding NADH:ubiquinone reductase (Na(+)-transporting) subunit B, translating into MGLKNYIEEMEHHFEPGGKHAKWFALYEAIATGLFTPGFVTKGKTHVRDNIDLKRIMILVWMCALPMVFWGMYNIGAQANTAIASGAGLAFDDWHVALLNMFGVTIGEGAGVIANMLYGAVYFLPIYATVFVVGGFWEVLFAAVRKHEVNEGFFVTSILFALILPANIPLWQAAIGITFGVVMAKEVFGGTGKNFLNPALAGRAFLFFAYPADISGDAVWTAVDGFSGATALSSAAAGGLEGLTSSLTWANAFLGNMQGSTGEVSTLIILLAGSVLIFAGIASWRIVTGVMIGMVATSLLFNMIGSDTNPMFEVPFYWHLVLGGFAFGMMFMATDPVSASFTDNGKWAYGILIGLMVVLIRVVNPAFPEGMMLAILFANLFAPLFDHFVVQANIKRRLARNG; encoded by the coding sequence ATGGGTCTTAAGAATTATATCGAAGAGATGGAACATCACTTCGAACCAGGTGGTAAACACGCAAAATGGTTTGCCCTGTATGAAGCTATTGCAACTGGCTTATTTACACCTGGTTTTGTTACAAAAGGTAAAACACACGTACGTGATAATATCGATTTAAAACGTATTATGATCTTAGTGTGGATGTGTGCATTACCTATGGTTTTCTGGGGTATGTACAACATTGGTGCTCAAGCTAATACTGCTATTGCATCAGGTGCTGGTCTTGCATTTGACGATTGGCATGTTGCACTACTAAACATGTTTGGCGTTACGATTGGTGAGGGCGCAGGTGTTATAGCGAATATGCTATATGGTGCGGTTTATTTCCTACCTATCTACGCGACAGTGTTTGTGGTTGGTGGTTTCTGGGAAGTGTTATTTGCGGCAGTGCGTAAGCATGAAGTAAATGAAGGTTTCTTCGTCACATCGATCCTATTTGCACTTATCCTGCCTGCTAACATTCCATTATGGCAAGCGGCTATTGGTATTACTTTCGGTGTTGTAATGGCGAAAGAAGTATTCGGTGGTACAGGTAAGAACTTCTTAAATCCAGCACTTGCTGGTCGTGCGTTCTTGTTCTTCGCATACCCAGCTGATATTTCAGGTGATGCTGTTTGGACTGCGGTTGACGGTTTCTCTGGTGCAACAGCACTAAGCTCTGCAGCAGCTGGCGGTCTTGAAGGCCTAACTAGTTCATTGACTTGGGCTAATGCGTTCCTTGGTAACATGCAAGGTTCTACAGGTGAAGTATCGACGTTAATTATCTTATTAGCGGGTAGCGTATTAATTTTCGCTGGTATTGCATCTTGGAGAATCGTTACTGGCGTAATGATCGGTATGGTAGCGACAAGCTTACTATTCAACATGATTGGTTCTGACACTAATCCAATGTTCGAAGTACCATTCTACTGGCATCTAGTTCTAGGTGGCTTTGCGTTTGGTATGATGTTCATGGCGACTGATCCTGTATCTGCATCGTTTACTGACAACGGTAAATGGGCATACGGTATTCTTATCGGCTTAATGGTTGTACTAATTCGTGTGGTTAACCCTGCATTCCCAGAAGGTATGATGCTAGCAATCTTATTTGCTAACTTATTCGCACCTCTATTTGATCACTTTGTTGTTCAAGCTAACATTAAACGGAGACTTGCACGCAATGGCTAG
- a CDS encoding Na(+)-translocating NADH-quinone reductase subunit A has protein sequence MITIKKGLDLPIAGKPEQVIHDGPAITRVAVLGEEYIGMRPTMSVKVGDRVKKGQVIFEDKKTPGVKYTAFAAGTIAEVNRGAKRILQSVVIDVDGDESEKFAQVTSAEIANLDRDVVVNNLVDSGLWTALRTRPFSRVPAIDSNASAIFITAMDTNPLAADAALIINQNSDAFVDGLNVISHLTSGKVYVCKGQGPLPKSTASNVEEQAFAGPHPAGLAGTHIHLLESAGTKRTVWSIGYQDVIAFGKLFTTGELHTDRVISLAGPAVKKPRLISTRLGASITELTANELNAGENRVISGSVLSGVQTYSVNAYLGRYHNQISALTEGREKEFLGYMKPGSDKFSVANVFASAFNRARQFNFTTTTGGSDRAMMPIGNYERVMPLDILPTMLLRSLVTGDTDEAITLGCLELDEEDLALCTFTCPGKYDFGPILRNCLTTIEKEG, from the coding sequence ATGATTACGATAAAAAAAGGACTGGATCTACCTATCGCAGGTAAACCTGAGCAAGTAATTCATGATGGCCCTGCTATCACACGAGTTGCTGTTCTAGGTGAAGAGTATATTGGAATGCGCCCAACAATGAGTGTTAAAGTTGGTGATCGTGTTAAGAAAGGTCAGGTTATTTTTGAAGACAAAAAGACACCTGGCGTTAAATATACTGCCTTCGCTGCAGGAACAATTGCTGAAGTTAACCGTGGTGCTAAGCGGATCTTACAATCGGTAGTGATTGACGTAGATGGTGACGAGAGTGAGAAATTCGCTCAGGTTACATCAGCTGAAATCGCTAATCTTGACCGCGACGTCGTGGTTAACAATCTTGTAGACTCAGGTTTATGGACTGCATTACGCACTCGTCCATTTAGCCGTGTTCCTGCAATTGATAGTAATGCATCAGCAATCTTTATTACAGCAATGGACACAAATCCACTTGCTGCAGATGCTGCATTAATTATTAATCAAAACAGCGATGCATTTGTTGATGGTTTAAATGTGATCTCACACTTAACAAGCGGTAAAGTTTACGTTTGTAAAGGGCAAGGTCCATTACCTAAATCAACAGCATCAAATGTTGAAGAGCAAGCTTTTGCTGGCCCTCATCCTGCTGGTCTTGCTGGTACGCATATTCATTTATTAGAATCAGCTGGTACTAAGCGTACTGTTTGGTCTATTGGCTATCAAGACGTTATTGCTTTCGGTAAGTTATTCACTACAGGTGAACTACATACAGACCGCGTTATTTCATTAGCAGGCCCTGCTGTGAAAAAACCACGTTTGATTAGCACTCGTCTAGGCGCATCAATTACAGAATTAACTGCAAATGAACTTAATGCTGGTGAAAACCGTGTTATTTCTGGTTCTGTACTATCTGGTGTTCAAACTTACAGTGTAAATGCTTATCTTGGTCGTTATCACAACCAAATTAGTGCGTTGACTGAAGGCCGTGAGAAAGAGTTCCTTGGTTACATGAAACCAGGTAGCGATAAATTTTCTGTAGCGAACGTATTTGCTTCTGCATTCAACCGTGCACGTCAATTTAACTTTACTACAACCACTGGTGGTAGTGATCGTGCAATGATGCCAATTGGTAACTACGAACGTGTAATGCCATTAGACATCTTACCGACTATGTTACTGCGTTCTTTAGTAACGGGCGATACAGATGAAGCGATTACGTTAGGTTGTCTTGAATTAGACGAAGAAGATTTAGCGTTATGTACTTTTACTTGCCCAGGTAAGTACGACTTTGGTCCAATTCTACGTAATTGTCTAACGACAATTGAGAAGGAAGGTTAA
- the nqrM gene encoding (Na+)-NQR maturation NqrM, translating to MAYFAATFVIFALVITGMSIGYIVQKKSITGSCGGISGLGMEKACDCPDPCDKRKAKIAKEEAKQKMLNENRII from the coding sequence ATGGCTTATTTTGCTGCAACATTTGTTATTTTTGCGCTCGTTATTACTGGTATGTCTATCGGTTATATCGTGCAAAAAAAATCTATCACAGGCAGCTGTGGTGGTATTAGTGGTTTAGGTATGGAAAAGGCCTGTGATTGCCCAGATCCATGTGATAAACGCAAAGCTAAAATAGCAAAAGAAGAAGCTAAACAGAAGATGTTAAACGAAAATCGTATCATCTAG
- a CDS encoding Na(+)-translocating NADH-quinone reductase subunit C, which yields MASKETPLKTITVVAALCLVCSIIVSGAAVGLRDAQNANKALDKQTNLLSVAGKLEANANVGEIYAKFVEAKFVDLTTGEYVEENAATFDQLQNVKDLTKSTDLSGNDVAGIKRRSNVADVYLVKDAQGNIESYVLPVYGRGLWSTMYAFVAIDKDAKTVKSIQYYDQGETPGLGGEVLNPLWTAKWEGKQLFNANGDVAIRVVKGGGQDKTPSGIDGLSGATLTSQGVENTFQFWIGDSGFGPFLKKLQNGGLNNG from the coding sequence ATGGCTAGTAAAGAAACTCCACTGAAAACTATCACAGTCGTTGCGGCGTTGTGTTTAGTATGTTCAATCATCGTATCTGGCGCAGCTGTAGGCTTACGTGATGCTCAAAATGCTAACAAAGCATTAGACAAGCAAACTAACCTACTTTCTGTTGCAGGCAAATTAGAAGCAAATGCGAACGTTGGCGAAATTTACGCTAAATTTGTTGAAGCTAAATTTGTAGATTTAACTACGGGTGAGTATGTTGAAGAAAATGCAGCGACATTTGATCAACTTCAAAACGTAAAAGATCTAACGAAAAGTACTGACTTATCGGGTAACGATGTTGCTGGTATTAAGCGTCGTTCAAATGTTGCTGATGTTTATCTTGTAAAAGATGCGCAAGGTAACATTGAATCTTACGTTTTACCTGTATACGGTCGTGGCTTATGGTCAACGATGTATGCATTCGTTGCAATTGATAAAGACGCTAAAACAGTAAAAAGCATTCAGTACTATGACCAAGGAGAAACTCCGGGTCTAGGTGGTGAAGTGTTAAACCCACTGTGGACAGCTAAATGGGAAGGCAAGCAACTATTCAATGCGAATGGCGACGTTGCAATCCGTGTAGTTAAAGGCGGCGGTCAAGATAAGACTCCTTCAGGTATTGATGGACTATCTGGTGCAACTCTAACTAGCCAAGGTGTTGAAAATACATTCCAGTTCTGGATTGGTGACAGCGGTTTTGGTCCTTTCTTGAAGAAATTGCAAAACGGAGGCTTAAACAATGGCTAA